Proteins encoded in a region of the Suncus etruscus isolate mSunEtr1 chromosome 1, mSunEtr1.pri.cur, whole genome shotgun sequence genome:
- the ZNF652 gene encoding zinc finger protein 652: protein MSQPASSCQELTENCAVNAVGMAEEESCRSQVPSTFYHGANQELDLPTKVYKRESGSPYSVLVDAKMSKPHLHETEEQPYFRESRTVSDVRAVKEDQENSDDTEEEEEEEEEEEEEVSYKREQIIVEVNLNNQTLNVSKGEKGVSSQSKETPVLKTSSEEEEEEEEEESEEEATDDSNDYGENEGQKKEEKRAEKASVTPRRTRRAASVAAVAAPPSPRTTRGGRRKSVEPPKRKKRVTKEPKAPVPKAKSDEKETLTCEKCPRVFNTRWYLEKHMNVTHRRMQICDKCGKKFVLESELSLHQQTDCEKNIQCVSCNKSFKKLWSLHEHIKIVHGYAEKKFSCEICEKKFYTMAHVRKHMVAHTKDMPFTCETCGKSFKRSMSLKVHSLQHSGEKPFRCENCDERFQYKYQLRSHMSIHIGHKQFMCQWCGKDFNMKQYFDEHMKTHTGEKPFICEICGKSFTSRPNMKRHRRTHTGEKPYPCDVCGQRFRFSNMLKAHKEKCFRVTSPVNVPPAATVQLPLTTAPVTPVPSAVNTPATPAPPVNMNPVSTLPPRPLPHPFSHLHIHPHPHHPHHLPIPPVPHLPPPPALFKSEPLNHRGQGEDTFLRHLAEKNSPGPPQHH from the exons ATGAGCCAACCAGCCAGTTCATGTCAGGAACTGACCGAAAACTGTGCCGTGAATGCAGTGGGGATGGCAGAAGAAGAGAGCTGCCGCAGTCAGGTGCCATCTACCTTTTACCATGGTGCCAACCAAGAACTTGACCTGCCCACCAAAGTGTACAAACGGGAGTCAGGAAGTCCTTACTCTGTGCTAGTCGACGCCAAGATGAGCAAGCCGCATCTCCACGAAACGGAGGAGCAGCCATATTTCAGGGAGTCAAGAACAGTGTCTGACGTGCGCGCTGTCAAAGAAGACCAGGAGAATTCCGATGACacggaggaagaggaagaagaggaagaggaggaggaggaagaagtctCTTACAAAAGGGAGCAGATCATAGTGGAGGTAAACCTTAATAATCAAACGTTAAATGTCTCTAAAGGGGAAAAGGGTGTCTCTTCTCAGTCCAAAGAGACTCCTGTTCTTAAGACGAGCagcgaggaggaggaagaggaagaggaggaagagagcgAGGAAGAGGCCACAGATGACAGCAACGACTACGGAGAGAACGAAGgacagaagaaagaggagaagcgAGCGGAGAAAGCCAGCGTGACACCCCGGAGGACCCGGAGAGCTGCCTCTGTTGCTGCAGTGGCCGCTCCCCCCTCGCCCCGGACGACCCGAGGAGGCCGGAGGAAGAGTGTCGAGCCTCCGAAGCGGAAGAAGCGGGTCACCAAGGAGCCCAAAGCTCCGGTTCCGAAAGCTAAGAGTGATGAGAAAGAGACGCTGACCTGTGAGAAGTGCCCGAGGGTGTTCAATACGCGATGGTACCTGGAGAAGCACATGAACGTCACGCATAGGCGCATGCAGATTTGCGATAAATGTGGCAAGAAGTTTGTGCTGGAAAGTGAGCTGTCTCTTCACCAGCAAACAGACtgtgaaaaaaatattcag TGTGTGTCCTGTAACAAGTCCTTCAAGAAACTCTGGTCCCTTCATGAACATATCAAGATTGTTCATGGATACGCAGAAAAGAAATTCTCCTGTGAAATTTGTGAGAAGAAATTCTATACCATGGCTCACGTGCGGAAACATATGGTTG CACACACAAAAGACATGCCATTTACGTGTGAGACCTGTGGAAAATCCTTCAAGCGCAGCATGTCACTTAAGGTGCACTCCTTGCAACACTCTGGCGAGAAGCCCTTCAGGTGTGAG AATTGTGATGAAAGGTTCCAGTACAAATACCAGCTACGCTCCCATATGAGCATTCACATTGGACACAAACAGTTCATGTGCCAGTGGTGCGGCAAAGATTTCAACATGAAGCAGTACTTCGATGAGCACATGAAAACACATACTG GAGAGAAACCCTTCATCTGTGAAATCTGTGGCAAGAGCTTCACCAGCCGCCCCAACATGAAGAGGCACCGCCGAACCCACACGGGCGAGAAGCCTTATCCTTGCGACGTGTGTGGCCAGCGGTTCCGCTTCTCCAACATGCTCAAGGCCCACAAGGAGAAGTGCTTTCGGGTGACCAGTCCCGTGAACGTGCCGCCCGCCGCCACCGTCCAGCTGCCCCTGACGACTGCCCCCGTCACCCCGGTTCCTTCCGCAGTAAACACCCCTGCCACCCCTGCCCCTCCAGTCAACATGAACCCCGTAAGCACGCTGCCCCCCAGGCCGCTCCCCCACCCCTTCTCGCACCTGCATATCCACCCCCACCCGCACCACCCGCACCATCTCCCCATCCCACCTGTCCCTCACTTGCCCCCGCCTCCTGCTCTCTTTAAGAGCGAGCCTTTAAACCATAGGGGCCAGGGCGAGGACACCTTCCTGAGGCACCTGGCCGAGAAGAACAGTCCCGGGCCACCCCAGCATCATTAA